The Musa acuminata AAA Group cultivar baxijiao chromosome BXJ1-8, Cavendish_Baxijiao_AAA, whole genome shotgun sequence genomic sequence AGCACGTCACAAGGCTGGCAAATGTGTATGTTAGTATGAAACATCATAATTTAGTGGTCGAAAGTTACTTAATCCTTTCTGGCCTGCCCGTATTGCATGCAGGATATCAAACGTACTATACTATACGCTGTTCAACAGGGTAGATGATATTGGTCTTCgtgctttttatatatttttacaatttttcgtagtttattattattattatttcctgAAATCTTGTGTTGCCtttatatgcatgcatgcatgcttgtTAGTTCCCTAAAAAGTGTTTCTTATAAAAAAAGAATCGTACTTGTCTATATGTTTGCTGCTGTAAACCAGGGGACCCCTGAAGCAGTTAGTTCCCTGCCCGCCTGCCTGCCTCTGGATTCCGACCCTGGGTCGGACGGAAGCAGAGTGCAAATCGCTTGCATAACAAACAGAGATAGAAGAAGTGTCAAATCAACATCAGCTAGTAACCAATGGGTGCAAACAGATGCTGGGACGTGGATGGGATCTTCCCAAACCCCAACCAAAGTCGAGAAGCCTCTTGGCACCCACAgtaagagtgagagagagagagacgctgTGGCCCCTTTCCACAAGCATCTCCCTCTCTCGAGCAAGTGTCGATCGATGGTGGTGGGGAAGGAGCAGCATGTGAGGGTCCCGCAGAACAAGAGTTCCCTTGCCTACTCGGCAGGCCTCTCGGTGAGTTGCTTTTGGATGTCTGTCCGTCTCGTCGTGTCATGTTTCCCCTCCTACCGTTCCTTCATGCCTTCCTCTGTATCGAACCGCAGACAcaacctgctgctgctgctgctgctgctgacgaGTGGTAAGTGTCCACGCATTATCACCTCACTTACTGCGTCGTCTAGTCGGTGGTACAATACCCCCACACACACAACGCACACACAGATTAGTAGTATAAGCctcctttttattattatttatttcttttacaGTTTGATCctcctatttctttttttttttttttttttgtccccaACGCTAACAAAACAACGGCCTATCTTAAATACGTGCAGGTGCACAGCAGATGAGGCGGTGGGTGGAGGAGTTCTACCACGGAGCCATTTGAATGATCGTCCTCGTGTAAGTGACCTCTCGCGTCATTCTAATATACAGGGCTACCGGTTCTGATCTGGCTGGACtcgaggggaaaaaaaaaaaagaaggcgtAGTGGTGATCTTTCCtcgtacaacaacaacaacgatgACATCGTCATGCGCGTACGCAGAGCTTGCAGACAGCAGCAGCCGCATCATGTGATCCATACCCAGACGGTGTCTTAAAGTGGGCATTCCCTTGGTCGCCAAGATTAATAAGCGAGAGAACTGTTATGTTGGTATCCGCATGCACAAGTAAGTAAAAAAGGAGCAGAAGCGTTAATGCAGCAGGGAGCCAACCTCGCTTTGATAATAATTGAGGCGTTGGCAAGGGGACGAGCAGCCGagccaacctctctctctctctctctctcttactcttaCTCCTTGGGATGTGCTTCACGGGACCATCCGAACATGATCGTCTTGTATGAAATGGAGTGCAGAAGACACTCGATGTACTACTGCAGGTCAAACAGTTGTGCTTGGACAAGAAAAGGCAAAAGAAGGGGGAAGAAAACCTGCATCAGTTAATCGAGTCCCACTGTTGGAGTCATGCCCGGAGCGAAGAGTTTGAAGTCTCATGACGGAGACAGACAGGGACCGGTCCATTGAAGACCCCCCTCCATCTTCAGCTACTTACTGCGTGCGCCACGGCAGCCAGCCACCGCCTGACTTTGCTGCTCTCTCCTCCGAGCCTCTCGACTCCCGAGGCTTTGCCTTTGTCATAAAGACACACATCTTGTTGCCCCTCTCTCTCCCCTCCTCCAAAGCAACCACAGGTTGTTGGGCAGCAAGGAGAAGTATCCATGTGTCCATCCATCCCATCTCATCCATCCATCTTCCCCCACCACCTTCCATGGAGTATTTGTCTGTCTTCCTGTCCTCGTCTTTTAACTCCCATGTGAGACAGCTCTTTTCAGAGCAGCAGCAGTGGTGTGTGTTTTACAGCGTGAGCGGAGTTAAGGTAACTTTGCTTTCCATGAAAGAGGCAGCAGATCTATCACAGACCTCTTCTGAAGTGACAGATCCTCCTCTCCATTGTTGCAGCAAAACTACCTCcggaaccccccccccccccccccctctcctaaCCTTCCACCAAATCAAGCAAAAAGGAGCCGTATAAAGTCCGACCACCGAAGATATAGTGGTGGAAGCAGAGCCATTTCCTTCCTCCTGACTCTCGGTTGTGTCTTCATGGACTCCCATCAATGGCGAGGCCGGCTGCAGTCAGACCGTCAGCCTTCTGCAGGGCTCCCCAAGCTCCAGTTCTTGGATCACCAGCAGTCACCTGCCTCTGCTATCAGTCTGCTTGGACCTGAGCACAACAGCAGCCTCGACAACACGCTCTCTCCATTCCCTAGTAATCCTCTCTTTATGATTTCGAGCTCCCGAGTGTTCTTGGTCGGTCTCTCCCTCGTTTCTCCTTTCGATTGCAGGGATAGGTTATTTCACGTTGGCACAGTGGCAGGAACTGGAGCTGCAAGCTTTGATCTACAAGTACATGATCGCTGGGGTTTCTGTTCCTCTGGAACTTGTTCTACCCATCAAAACGAGCCTTCTCGGCGCATCCCCATTCTCTCACCGCCCTCAGCTTTACCACCAGCTCCAGCCATCTTGTAACTCCTCGCTCTCTTTCTCCCTCCCTACGCTAGTTATGCACTACTTCGTTTGCTTGTCCTCGACATAGGATGAGGTCTTCCATCGAACCATTGGATGATCTAGCTAGTGTCCAACATCTCTCTCTGTTACGTCGcagcttctgacatgttttcccttgTCATAGAACTTGTTGTTCCATTCTTTAATCCAAACAGAAGACTGATTCCATCGATCTTTCTATGTATGTCATGTATATTTTCCAGGGTTGCAGACAGGGTATTGGGGGAGGTGGGTCGTCGACCCAGAGCCCGGGAGATGCAGGAGAACAGACGGAAAGAAGTGGAGATGCTCGAGAGAGGTTGTGGTCGGCCAAAAGTACTGTGAGCGTCATGTCCACCGCGGCCGAAACCGTTCAAGAAAGCATGTGGAAATCCCCACACCGACTTCCACCAATGGCTTCAAAGCTGCCCTTTCCTCGCCTGCAGGCTTGCCCCGAGCGAACCATTTCGATCCGTCTCCATCATTGCCTACGCTCGACATCCTTCCTCTGGATCAGAGGTAGCATCTGCTTCTTTTACTTGAAAGCTGTATCACATTTTGAGCACCGCATGCCTGCCGTAGGCCAGAAATAGTACTTCATTTCTGTCGGGCCAAATTTGTTTCTGATATTTAAATCTGCATTCAAAATCATCTTAGTTTATtattaagagggagaagaagacatGCTAACAGTAGAATTTAACGTCTGCAACAATGGCAGATTAAACAACTATAGATCGTCGAAAATGAGGCTGATTTGCTCAGACATGCATATGTTCTTCAAGAAGTTGTTGCTGAATAGCATATGAATCCTCTTTGTGCTCGAATAAAGGAAATATGCTTGCTTGAAGAAAAACGATAAGGCAGCTAAA encodes the following:
- the LOC135587213 gene encoding growth-regulating factor 3-like isoform X1, yielding MDSHQWRGRLQSDRQPSAGLPKLQFLDHQQSPASAISLLGPEHNSSLDNTLSPFPRIGYFTLAQWQELELQALIYKYMIAGVSVPLELVLPIKTSLLGASPFSHRPQLYHQLQPSWLQTGYWGRWVVDPEPGRCRRTDGKKWRCSREVVVGQKYCERHVHRGRNRSRKHVEIPTPTSTNGFKAALSSPAGLPRANHFDPSPSLPTLDILPLDQRDSDSNTVERSFQSDRSNFCLGDNKAEGYVLQKFFDEWPKSQQEANDTVNYTSHPASATHLSISIPGNLSSDFSLKLSTGNDAKKPRQASNNDGADGQLVCSSNNWSGWGHHGEASMGGPLAEALRSSASTHSPTSVLHKPNGSVSETSGISP
- the LOC135587213 gene encoding growth-regulating factor 3-like isoform X2 translates to MDSHQWRGRLQSDRQPSAGLPKLQFLDHQQSPASAISLLGPEHNSSLDNTLSPFPSNPLFMISSSRVFLVGIGYFTLAQWQELELQALIYKYMIAGVSVPLELVLPIKTSLLGASPFSHRPQLYHQLQPSWLQTGYWGRWVVDPEPGRCRRTDGKKWRCSREVVVGQKYCERHVHRGRNRSRKHVEIPTPTSTNGFKAALSSPAGLPRANHFDPSPSLPTLDILPLDQRDSDSNTVERSFQSDRSNFCLGDNKAEGYVLQKFFDEWPKSQQEANDTVNYTSHPASATHLSISIPGNLSSDFSLKLSTGNDAKKPRQASNNDGADGQLVCSSNNWSGWGHHGEASMGGPLAEALRSSASTHSPTSVLHKPNGSVSETSGISP